One genomic region from Thermomicrobium sp. 4228-Ro encodes:
- a CDS encoding NDMA-dependent alcohol dehydrogenase, which yields MKTRAAVLWGPTQHFEIEELELEEPKEGELLIKLVATGLCHSDWYFATGDSPGRYPIVAGHEGAGIVEKVGPGVTDFQPGDHVVLTFIPPCGKCRWCLSGIPVLCDRGANVTIGAQLDGTFRLHTKDGQDVGQFAMIGCFSEWTVAPTDAVVKIDPDIPLDKACLVACAVPTGAGAAMFRGGVRPGDTVAVYGVGGVGMNAVQGAVLSGAVRVIAIDRVPWKLEKAREFGATHTIDVNHEDVVQRVMEITNGVGCDKVLLTLDHVKPEHVGIGAQITRKAGRLVIVGASGRGMDHIAVTPREFMLLAKEIVGTIFGHSNPKVDIPRFLELYKAGKYKLDELVTKTYKLDEINQGYRDVVEGRVIRGVLLFDH from the coding sequence GTGAAGACGCGCGCAGCCGTCCTCTGGGGGCCGACCCAGCACTTCGAGATCGAAGAACTCGAGCTCGAAGAACCAAAAGAAGGCGAGCTGCTCATCAAGCTGGTCGCCACTGGCCTGTGCCACTCCGACTGGTACTTCGCCACCGGTGACAGCCCTGGCCGGTACCCCATCGTCGCCGGGCACGAGGGTGCAGGAATCGTCGAAAAGGTCGGCCCCGGTGTGACCGACTTCCAGCCGGGCGACCATGTGGTCTTGACGTTCATCCCGCCCTGCGGCAAATGCCGCTGGTGCCTGAGCGGTATCCCGGTCCTGTGCGATCGCGGCGCCAACGTGACGATCGGTGCCCAGCTCGATGGTACCTTCCGCCTCCACACCAAGGATGGCCAAGACGTCGGCCAGTTCGCCATGATCGGCTGCTTCAGCGAGTGGACGGTCGCACCGACGGACGCCGTGGTCAAGATCGATCCCGACATTCCGCTCGACAAGGCCTGCCTCGTCGCCTGCGCTGTCCCGACCGGTGCCGGCGCTGCGATGTTCCGAGGCGGGGTCCGTCCCGGCGACACGGTCGCGGTCTACGGTGTCGGCGGTGTCGGCATGAATGCCGTCCAGGGAGCTGTCCTCTCCGGCGCCGTGCGCGTCATCGCGATCGACCGCGTACCGTGGAAACTGGAGAAGGCTCGCGAATTCGGCGCTACACACACTATCGATGTGAACCACGAGGACGTTGTCCAGCGCGTCATGGAAATCACCAACGGCGTCGGTTGCGACAAGGTGCTCCTCACGCTCGACCACGTCAAGCCGGAGCATGTCGGGATCGGTGCCCAGATCACGCGCAAGGCTGGACGCCTCGTCATTGTCGGCGCCTCCGGCCGCGGCATGGACCATATCGCGGTGACGCCCCGCGAGTTCATGCTGCTCGCCAAGGAGATCGTCGGCACGATCTTCGGGCACTCGAATCCGAAGGTCGATATCCCGCGCTTCCTGGAGTTGTACAAGGCTGGCAAGTACAAGCTCGACGAGCTGGTGACCAAGACCTATAAGCTCGACGAGATCAACCAGGGCTATCGTGACGTCGTCGAAGGACGCGTCATCCGCGGCGTGCTCCTCTTCGATCACTGA